From a region of the Branchiostoma floridae strain S238N-H82 chromosome 13, Bfl_VNyyK, whole genome shotgun sequence genome:
- the LOC118429111 gene encoding uncharacterized protein LOC118429111 encodes MGRQYLNTIFSPTADFKEKTQGLCGFMDDAEDNDFTGPDGALHGDANSFAESWRINTTHHGSGLLGSWSWNSSNFHPDDVMDEAYTDQSHKPTLGLDGLTPEQRKVAEETCTQLGLSGVLLEECIFDVVITNDTTFSQQEVFKLGCPSQCSGRGRCVNNTCECMPGWSGPDCDVGNCTDCSGEHGKCVLGFCQCEPGWEGTSCSQRATCHAVNNCTDEQHGLCVKTNVCACVPGYIGTDCSEIPTCYKTDNCTSRGVCVDHDRCLCERNWTGDKCDKFSCKNLDNCTGHGLCVDIDVCACDWGWTGSSCAIPDCPLVNHCSRHGDCVAPDLCRCYPGYDGKDCSLVQTCPELNNCSSNGICVRNESSGTDMCRCFQGYNGDNCSRPDCSGRNDCSGHGVCVEPMLCECDKGYGGVNCSDFSCQKNNYCSEHGECTDYDVCTCNTSWSGEACNIPDCSAVSNCSSRGTCLAPDTCDCYPGYEGDGCELETPPNLHRPNFTQDIYRIQVVENTPVGTVVATVRATDNDTGIKGEMKYRAVELSNTTALTLVPGTADIATTMELDFEAIGEKEFQLIVEAIDGGAPTLTGTATVVMTITDDNDNIPALNIAEESEVHVVLSAPIGYEVIAINASDHDVSASFSNVTFSLASANDFFVIDEINGRIQVQRALQIGTYPLEVVASDGGYPPKARRATVRAVVAQVSANKPPVCQQQDGPVHLYVDISKPGDVITTVSALDRDIGTAGDLRYSISDRKGNLSSEFQVNPTTGNIYLTTALDQPSINISFVSLTARATDLGTPPLHCDLRVNIVITINQSLPVNVTFPPDWFTTEIDHSLLTTTALGLNTTTQGLNTTVQGLNNITAQGLNTTVQGLHTSSHGLDTAIQVPMTTTQDQAGTSNEEVTSPTNIGAVPAQLTWYQQPEYIGAIAGGIMGVVLSISVLIYVIKRRNPGAKVLPGKKEVEPWTRINTPNFDCPAAPRLETPSAPPSLTVYKNTPNFECPAAPRLETPRGPPSLTLYKNRAFQA; translated from the exons ATGGGTCGTCAGTACCTGAACACCATCTTCAGTCCGACAGCAGACTTTAAGGAGAAGACTCAGGGACTGTGTGGGTTTATGGACGATGCTGAGGACAACGACTTCACAGGACCGGACGGAGCTCTGCATGGGGATGCTAACTCATTCGCTGAGTCAT GGCGCATCAACACCACTCATCACGGGTCCGGCCTGCTGGGTTCCTGGTCCTGGAACTCTTCAAACTTCCACCCCGATGACGTCATGGATGAAGCTTATACCGACCAAAGTCACAAACCAACACTTGGATTGGACGGACTCACACCGGAGCAACGCAAG GTAGCAGAAGAGACCTGCACGCAGCTCGGTTTGTCAGGTGTTCTTCTGGAAGAATGCATTTTTGATGTCGTCATTACAAACGACACGACCTTCTCACAGCAGGAAGTCTTCAAACTCG GATGCCCTTCTCAGTGCTCCGGTAGAGGGCGCTGTGTGAACAACACCTGTGAGTGCATGCCGGGCTGGTCAGGTCCGGACTGTGACGTAGGCAACTGTACGGACTGTTCCGGAGAACACGGGAAGTGCGTGCTTGGGTTCTGCCAGTGCGAGCCAGGATGGGAGGGAACAAGCTGCTCCCAGCGTG CAACTTGCCATGCAGTTAACAACTGTACCGACGAGCAGCATGGCCTGTGTGTGAAAACAAACGTATGCGCGTGCGTCCCCGGATATATAG GTACGGACTGCAGTGAGATCCCGACCTGTTACAAGACCGACAACTGTACCTCCCGTGGTGTCTGTGTGGATCACGACAGGTGTCTGTGTGAGCGGAACTGGACGGGagacaaatgtgacaagttttccTGCAAGAACCTGGACAACTGCACAG GACATGGGCTCTGCGTGGACATTGACGTCTGTGCTTGTGATTGGGGCTGGACCGGAAGTTCGTGTGCCATACCTGATTGCCCATTGGTCAACCACTGTTCCCGCCATGGAGACTGTGTCGCACCCGACCTGTGCCGCTGTTACCCGGGGTATGACGGGAAGGACTGTAGTCTCGTACAGACCTGTCCTGAGCTGAACAACTGCAGCAGTAACGGCATTTGTGTGAGAAACGAGTCGTCAGGGACTGACATGTGCAG GTGCTTCCAGGGTTATAACGGGGATAACTGCAGCAGACCTGACTGCTCAGGCCGGAATGACTGTTCAGGCcacggtgtgtgtgtggagCCCATGCTGTGTGAGTGTGACAAGGGGTACGGCGGCGTCAACTGTAGCGACTTCTCCTGTCAGAAGAACAACTACTGCTCAG AGCACGGAGAGTGTACTGACTATGACGTCTGCACATGTAACACGTCATGGTCGGGAGAGGCGTGTAACATCCCAGACTGCTCTGCGGTGAGCAACTGTTCCAGCCGGGGAACGTGTCTCGCACCTGACACCTGCGACTGCTACCCTGGGTACGAAGGTGACGGTTGTGAGTTAGAAACCCCGCCAAACCTGCATCGTCCCAACTTTACCCAAGACATCTACAGGATCCAAGTCGTAGAGAACACCCCAGTTGGAACGGTAGTGGCAACAGTACGAGCGACTGACAACGACACGGGTATAAAGGGAGAGATGAAGTACAGGGCGGTTGAGCTCAGCAACACTACAGCACTTACCTTAGTTCCCGGGACGGCAGATATTGCCACAACCATGGAGCTGGACTTTGAAGCCATCGGAGAAAAAGAGTTCCAGTTGATCGTTGAAGCCATAGACGGGGGTGCGCCGACACTAACAGGAACAGCCACGGTTGTCATGACGATCACAGATGACAATGATAACATCCCTGCACTGAACATAGCTGAGGAGTCCGAAGTGCATGTTGTATTGAGTGCTCCTATTGGCTACGAAGTTATCGCCATTAATGCAAGCGACCATGACGTGTCTGCGTCATTCTCTAACGTGACGTTTAGTCTTGCGTCAGCGAATGATTTCTTCGTGATTGACGAAATCAACGGACGTATTCAGGTACAACGCGCCTTGCAAATAGGCACATATCCATTGGAAGTTGTGGCGAGTGATGGCGGTTATCCACCAAAAGCGCGAAGGGCGACAGTTCGAGCCGTTGTTGCACAGGTAAGCGCAAACAAACCTCCTGTCTGTCAGCAACAAGACGGTCCTGTTCATCTCTACGTGGACATCAGCAAAccaggtgacgtcatcacaactGTGTCTGCACTAGACCGCGACATCGGAACAGCTGGCGATCTTCGGTACAGCATCAGTGATAGAAAGGGCAACCTGTCAAGTGAGTTTCAGGTGAATCCAACAACAGGAAACATCTACTTGACAACCGCACTAGACCAGCCTTCTATCAATATTTCCTTCGTGTCGCTGACTGCACGAGCTACAGACCTCGGCACGCCGCCATTGCACTGCGACCTCCGGGTGAACATTGTTATCACAATCAACCAATCACTGCCCGTCAACGTCACGTTCCCGCCAGATTGGTTCACCACGGAAATTGACCACAGTCTGCTTACAACAACCGCCCTAGGTCTCAATACAACAACCCAAGGTTTGAATACAACCGTCCAAGGTCTCAATAATATAACAGCTCAAGGTCTCAATACAACCGTCCAAGGTCTTCATACATCCTCCCATGGCCTTGATACAGCCATTCAGGTTCCCATGACAACCACCCAAGACCAGGCAGGCACTTCAAACGAGGAAGTTACGTCACCTACCAATATTG GAGCAGTGCCAGCCCAGCTAACCTGGTACCAGCAACCGGAGTACATCGGCGCCATAGCTGGAGGCATCATGGGTGTGGTACTTTCGATCTCTGTCCTCATCTACGTCATCAAGCGCAGGAATCCCGGAGCTAAAGTCCTACCGGGGAAAAAAGAAGTAGAACCCTGGACACGGATTAACACACCAAACTTTGACTGTCCGGCCGCCCCAAGATTGGAGACCCCAAGTGCGCCCCCCTCTCTCACAGTTTATAAGAACACACCAAACTTTGAATGTCCGGCCGCCCCAAGACTGGAGACCCCACGTGGGCCTCCCTCTCTCACACTTTATAAGAACCGTGCCTTCCAGGCATAA
- the LOC118428495 gene encoding uncharacterized protein LOC118428495 gives MALGNTTGTVKRNSFQRNLALYVVDWQVRENIRQSQTFTQNRLDHNSGQRPGYKHTVAVSGPDVHLNQNVLNNPANDAELIALNTSSFTDVDATNNWWGLDRSTAIAERIRDSRDRPELPNVLFEPFLAEDPENGICRYPWFHEEQLGYCYLYKGAARTLSDAWDSCKEQSAQVVMKASDKELILLDAALQREVEDVNFALEPEPFWIDQEFSNAEQACWVHRQNAGVGDVLTAYCDSRYPFFCKLPVARGCPNDCSHNGACLETTCYCDRGWSGSDCSRPNCQDLDDCGEFGVCVGPNVCRCRNGWQGRGCTVSYCSRFSTCKSCVQSVGCGWCDQTQSCESGLYGGPDVMPCPTWFYHNCFTVGNKGLCSDDIELVDCDYRQCNSSLSTTTVESCLRCQDVEGCFKDTEGGYCKVWDQSRCPKGFVYPLYNDTTRIEKVLTGHNVKYVPADGDPLYHCQVRFSSWGATLFIQEGELDVQLGQVLSSPQAGGVLHKVEQMVTEGAYTLVAAHPARLEDMFDYVDFSQRVRLEPVVDFSIMEHEPPLSVVQSVIRGNGTFRGDNTHVINPDVKVYKCVGHSGSLRLVFHESDPNLPDINPDDVIVGNHSNGMLEFVTRLYSTAFGTVIHTNLADCSGGVYSILEQFPTVSGHAVPPPLSCSGGSTGETGLLITEARDLVVQLGSVVVGRKTGRFAAKVLSKRVATGSGFIVMEVEPITTTTGASKRSSDVESSAMRWDIAGEDLVVMTRSFQLTASVNASFTADIGLSNTLSTVGYRRRTLEKAEVQFIGGKVEIELAGEAETFRP, from the exons ATGGCGCTTGGGAACACAACGGGAACTGTCAAGAGAAACAGCTTTCAACGCAACTTGGCGCTGTACGTTGTGGACTGGCAAGTTCGTGAAAATATTCGTCAAAGCCAGACCTTTACTCAAAATCGTCTTGATCACAACAGTGGACAGAGGCCGGGCTACAAACATACCGTCGCCGTGTCGGGTCCTGACGTACATCTCAATCAGAACGTCCTCAATAATCCTGCAAATGACGCAGAACTCATCGCTCTTAACACTAGCTCATTCACCGACGTAGATGCCACAAACAATTGGTGGGGCCTTGATAGATCCACGGCAATCGCCGAGAGAATCAGAGACAGCAGAGACCGACCGGAGCTTCCAAATGTCCTGTTCGAGCCATTCCTAGCAGAGGATCCCGAAAATG GAATCTGTCGCTATCCGTGGTTCCATGAAGAACAGCTTGGATACTGCTATCTGTACAAGGGTGCGGCTCGGACATTGAGCGACGCCTGGGACTCGTGCAAG GAACAATCTGCACAAGTGGTAATGAAGGCCTCAGATAAGGAGTTGATCCTCTTAGATGCTGCACTACAAAGAGAAGTAGAAGATGTCAACTTCGCGCTAGAACCGGAACCATTTTGGATAGATCAGGAG TTCTCCAACGCCGAACAAGCATGTTGGGTACATCGGCAAAACGCAGGTGTTGGCGATGTCCTGACGGCATATTGCGATTCCCGCTATCCGTTCTTCTGCAAACTGCCTGTCG CTCGCGGCTGTCCCAACGATTGTTCCCACAACGGTGCCTGCCTTGAGACGACCTGTTACTGTGACAGGGGCTGGAGTgggtcagactgctcccgaccaAACTGCCAGGATCTCGACGATTGTGGAGAATTTGGTGTGTGTGTCGGGCCCAATGTTTGCAGGTGTAGGAACGGGTGGCAG GGACGTGGCTGCACCGTAAGTTACTGCAGCCGGTTCAGTACGTGTAAGTCCTGTGTTCAGTCCGTGGGCTGTGGATGGTGTGACCAGACTCAGTCCTGTGAATCAGGCCTGTACGGCGGACCTGACGTCATGCCCTGTCCGACATGGTTCTACCACAACTGTTTCACCGTCGGCAACAAAGGGCTCTGTTCGGACGACATAGAG CTTGTTGACTGTGACTATCGACAGTGTAACTCGTCCCTGTCTACCACTACTGTGGAGTCATGCCTGAGGTGCCAGGACGTGGAAGGGTGTTTCAAGGATACG GAGGGCGGTTACTGTAAAGTCTGGGACCAGAGCCGATGTCCAAAAGGTTTTGTCTACCCTCTCTACAACGACACGACGCGCATTGAAAAGGTCCTGACAGGTCACAACGTGAAGTACGTGCCGGCAGATGGCGACCCTCTGTATCACTGCCAGGTCCGCTTCTCGTCCTGGGGAGCTACCCTGTTCATCCAGGAGGGAGAACTGGACGTGCAGCTCGGCCAGGTGCTGTCCAGTCCTCAGGCGGGCGGCGTGCTGCACAAAGTCGAACAGATGGTGACTGAAG GTGCCTACACTCTAGTGGCTGCACACCCTGCCAGGCTGGAGGACATGTTCGACTACGTGGACTTCAGCCAGAGGGTCCGACTGGAGCCAGTCGTGGACTTCAGCATCATGGAACATGAACCGCCACTTTCTGTCGTGCAGAGCGTCATTCGAGGGAACGGGACTTTCCGAGGAGACAACACACACGTTATAAATCCTG ATGTAAAGGTTTATAAATGTGTGGGACACAGCGGCAGCCTGCGCTTGGTTTTCCATGAGAGTGACCCTAACCTGCCGGACATCAaccccgatgacgtcatcgtgggtAACCATAGTAACGGGATGCTGGAGTTCGTTACCAGGCTGTACAGCACAGCTTTCGGTACCGTCATCCACACAAACCTTGCGGATTGCTCTGGAGGAGTATATAG TATTCTTGAACAGTTCCCGACCGTGAGTGGACACGCCGTTCCGCCTCCCCTGTCGTGTTCGGGCGGCTCCACAGGTGAGACCGGGCTGCTGATTACCGAGGCTCGGGACCTCGTGGTGCAGCTGGGCAGTGTGGTGGTGGGCAGGAAAACGGGCAGGTTCGCCGCTAAG GTTCTGTCTAAACGGGTGGCCACGGGCTCTGGGTTCATTGTGATGGAGGTGGAGCCCATAACCACAACCACAGGCGCTTCGAAAAGATCCTCTGATGTCGAAAGCAGCGCAATGAGATGGGATATTGCTGGTGAAGATCTCGTCGTTATG ACCAGATCATTCCAACTCACGGCGAGCGTCAACGCCAGCTTCACCGCAGACATCGGCCTGTCTAACACCCTGTCTACGGTAGGGTATCGTCGGAGGACACTTGAGAAAGCTGAAGTCCAGTTTATAGGAGGAAAGGTGGAGATAGAACTGGCAGGGGAAGCAGAGACATTCCGACCGTGA